From a single Bacteroidales bacterium genomic region:
- the secE gene encoding preprotein translocase subunit SecE: MGIVKYSKESYDELINKVSWPTWNELQNSAIVVSIASLIIALVVFLMDISFRNVLDAFYKLLN; this comes from the coding sequence ATGGGCATAGTTAAATATTCAAAGGAATCTTATGACGAATTAATAAATAAGGTTTCGTGGCCTACTTGGAATGAACTCCAAAATAGTGCTATTGTTGTATCCATTGCTTCCCTTATAATCGCTTTGGTGGTTTTTTTGATGGATATTAGTTTTAGGAACGTATTGGATGCGTTTTATAAACTTTTAAACTAA